DNA sequence from the Pomacea canaliculata isolate SZHN2017 linkage group LG7, ASM307304v1, whole genome shotgun sequence genome:
GGTGGATGAGCCACGGCCATTTTATGTAAGTGATGGACTTAACGGTTCTAGTTTATGTGCAATGAATGTGTTTCTAGGTTTGCATCTGCAAGGGATAGTCACAATGGCTTTGGATTATCTTGCACTGGGTTGAACCCAGAGATATAGGAAGTAGACCGTTGAAATAAACGAGCGTACCTTGAAGACAAGCTAAGTGAACAactaaacagtaaacaaagtaaacaaagcgcaaatgggggtggacaggacacaccctgcacaaaccagctgacaccattgccaggcaggcacttgactgcaaccctcaggggaagaggagagttgggagaccgaagctgacttggaaaagaacagtagttCAACCTGAAAAGTGAATTtaaagtttgtgtgtatgtgtgtgtatgtgtgtgttcgagcGAACGCGCAGCATTGAACACTTGTGTGGTTTGAGAGATAGAGATGTACAGAAATAGAAGTACTTACATCTGCTGTTATCgtttattgataattaattATTGCTAACATACTTTGCGCGAACTATATGATAGTTTCTTTTGTCTATAAGTTTTCCATCAAATCAAATTGTCAAAATCATGTTCAGTTTTGTCTGTGTTTTCGTTTCTTTAGCGACTGAGACTAAGAATCATtgaacacacattcacacacacatatacacacacgtgcgtCTTGCCAGacgaagaaatgaaaaattgtaGTATTGTATTGTTATTTCAATGCgcgcaaaaaaaaatataaacatagaaAGATTCCTTCTATGTCTAgaacattctttctttcctctcctccctctcgtTCTCTGTCTTCACCTGCAGgtgtggaaagtaacagcccaCAACCTTAATGACTGGGTCAGCTGTGCGTGATTAATCCTCCTAATTAAACATCCATTCACTCCAGTCtttcagtgcacacacacacacacactgattatTGACTACTGGACAATTGGAAGACAACACTATATCTACCGCTTGTCttctacatttgtttttgtgagcTTTCATCATGGATAAAGTCTATCTTGCGGCAAGCTGTTGCTTGTACCGGTGGTGACTAATcatgatatttctttttctttcttttgttctatctttgtttcattctttgttgttctcGTCATCTTGTCTTTTGCGCttgatttcttttcatcttttatttatttttgctactCTAttgtcttccttcctttcccGGAGTATGACGGAGCGTTTAACTAGACACTCGGTGCTCTTGGTTAAACTTTCTTCCATTTAAAgacttcctcttctttttttcatagagACATCACATTTTTAAGTGGTAATAATCCTTAATTGGAAAATATTGATATTCATTattgtattcatttatttttggtcACATCACGGTCCTACCTGCTTTGGCACTCTTAtgcccctcctccccacactttatcttttcttttcgtATACACATCTGTGACAAACATACTGACCAAGACAGCgtgcgcgcgcgagagagagagaaggcgggACAGCAACGCACCCTCCTGTCCACGTACAGGTGTATATAAGTTTCTGCAGGTGAAGCTTTGCCTGCCACGTACGTTGCTGAATCCGTCACTATGCTGTCTTACTGGATCTTGGTCTCTCTGACTACCTTGTGCTTCAGGTAAGAAATGTGCAGGTATCTGTGTTTTCAcctttgtaagtgtgtgtgttcgcgaaCGCGCAGCATTGAACACTTGTGTGCCTTCAGCGATAGAGATGTACTTAAATCTGCTGTTATCgtttattgataattaattATTGTCTAACATACTTTGTACGAGCTACATGATAGTTTCTTTTGTCTACATTGACCACTACCTCACAAGCCTCGGTTGAAGCCTGCACTATCAAATCTctagacaaacaaacatatagtagagaaataaacaattctCACATTCAAGAACACATTTTATAAGATttgcaataaaagcaaaatgtccTGGCATTATATTGTGAAAGAAGCTGCTTGATTCcggaaaaagataaaatattccCTTAACTAAAGGGCACTTTCATGAACTGAAGGAATGACATGACATTTCTTTCAGTGTCCATGTACCTGGAGGACCCCACGCCCACATCTATAACAAAGTCTTCAGTTTTTTCGACCAAGATGGTGACAACAAAGTGAATGTGACAGAGTTCTGGACCAACCTTCCCAATGCAGACTCGAATGGTAACAGTACACACCCATCATCTTCACTgacctctgtatgtgtgttggtgtgtatgtgtttgtgcttgtattagtgtgtgtgttagtgtgtgtgcatggatgtaCCGTGCAGTATCTTGCCAGTTTCTGGTTTCTCTACTTAAGGTCACATATTTGTCCTGATACATTCAACAAGAGATGTCATTGGTCAACGACTCATCTACCATCCTTCATCCAATTATGGACGATTTTTAGGGCTTCCACCTAACAACTTAACTGTTCGACAACGGGACAACTTTCAATACCTTTATCAGACATTAACTACCTTACCCTTAGTTCACGGTTGATTTATTGCGTAAGAGAGTCGTCATGGCGGTTTCAGCTGATGGTATCATCACCAAAGAAGAGTTCATTAAGTGCTGGGAGTCGATCACCGAATACACTCctgaagaaaaggaggagaacCGACACTCGGCCGAGCTGCTGTTCAATCGAGTCACCAACACCACACTCACCTTCGACGAAAAAATTCGTTTGTTTAAGGTCTTCGATACAAACAGTGAGTAACTGGCACTCTACGAAATTCTCTTCTTTTAACACGTCATCGCTTGATTTATTCTTAgtgaaaaaagatggaaaactTATTGACACCGTGAACACTGTTTATGCTGAAACTCTTTCGCCACCCTatcattgtctgtctgtctgtctgtctgtctgtctgtctgtctgtctgtctgtctgtctgtctgtctgtctgcctgcctgcctgcctgcctgcctgcctgcctgcctgcctgtctgtctgtctgtctcactagcaatctctcccctccccaactcTCCAGTTTTGGTAGGCAGTTTTATTAATCCATGTTATCCATGAAGTCAATATGTTGCTTTCTAATGAACAAGCGTtaattaaaacaagtttttttgttgCAGATGATGGGGTCATTACCAGAATAGAATTCCTGACCGAATGGGAAAAAGTATGTACTAAAAGCTGTGTATATAGTTTCTTGACTTGTCCGCATGTTGTCCTTCTCTGCAGATgaatgacactctccatcctcaTTAATTCTTTCCTGattctgctttttgttttctatgtttgtcgTTTATTGCTTGTCTGAATGGTTGTTCTCCTTCCGTCCATCGTATTCTGCACATGTCTCATACTTTCCTTAAACATTGAGGACATGCTCCTTTTTGAACgcgatcatgatgatgatgatgatgataataatgatgatgattattattattaaaaaatcaagACTTTATTTTAATCATCCGCGATCTTTTAATGAAGTGTCTATatcattgtgtgtgagagagagagagagagagagagagagaaggattgCATGATAGTAAGTTTTAATTACGACagatgtaattttaaaaaatttctactTTCAGAAGGATTTACCTCTGAGATCACATGTCGCCACAACTGATGGAGtaatttaattttagaaataagaatataaaaaataatgtttttctatttcttaGATCCACCCTGAACATGACGATTATACATCAAAACCACATTCTGTGACGCCAGCCCCAGGTAAAAGGTAAAATCTTTACCACCTCATCTACTTCTACATTCTCCGGAGACGATGAACAAGAACACCTTGCGGGCCTGAAGATGACAGGCTGGAGTTAACACTCAGGATGAACCCTGAAGGACAGAAAAATCTggaataacaaaactgaaataaaatttggcaTCAAGCAAGGAAATGGCGTTATAACTGTTTGCTATCAGTGTAAatttgtcgtgtgtgtgtgtgtatgtgtgtatgtgtgtatatgtgtgtatgtgtgtatgctgacagtgaacgacacTCACATTCTTGTCCTCTCACTATCTTTTCTGAGCGAGGAGCTGTGTCACTGACTGTGGCCCCCTCCCTGTGTGTGCAGCTGAGCATCCCAGTTAGTTCAACCCGGTATCTAGTTACATCGGATGCTGACACTCAGAACTAaactgtgtggtgtgttgtaGCATGCCTGATTGAGTGTTGGAAGTCAGGTGTTGCTTTTTGCCTACTGATGAAAAGCATCTTTGGAGCAAAACTGTAAATCTGATACTGATGTGGTGATGAAAGCATCTGGAATGGACTACCTGAATGGTTTGTTGTTACTGGTCCTGGCCTTTACTTTCACAGGTACTGACAGTTTTCAACTACAAGGatttatatttgaaattttatataAACAGTTTATTGTGAATAGAAAACGAAAGATAATCATCTAGAAATGTACTTACATATTGATGTAAAATTACGCACGAGCATATATTCAGTCTCCACAGAGAAGTTGTCATTACAGATAAAGTTTCGAAAGCTACAAAAGTacctatttttttatatttatttataaatttcacATACATTTCCTGTGCCTCTGTCATCTGAGGTACCCGTAATTTAAACACACACCGTCATCATCtgtttttaacgaaatttttaaagtaacaaaagtgttggcaatatttatttatctctaaAGGACTAAGCAGGTGAGACACCGGGAGAGTTGCTTCTAATAGAAAGAGGGGAGGAAATTTCTCAAGGAGgaatatacaagaaaaacattaagGAAAATGCAgaaattcaaattattttagttcTATATTGTTCTCCCTTTTCACTCctgttaaatatgtttttagttTCCGGAACACTAGCTAGATGTGTTATATATAgcagaaataataaacagattaTTTTTGCTTACACAAAGAACTGTTTTTAACGAGAACGGTTTGAGTGTAATGAATATTTATGTGGCATAGTAATTCCTATACAATGACGAATCATGCAATAATTCTGTCTACCCATTTTATTTGTGCTTTGTCTTTACAGCttccaatgttttctttctttctttctttcttccttcctccttattatttcctttggactacagcttttttgtttgattaccactttatgtttatttttacagggGATGGTAGTACAATGACGGAAGTTTCGTCTGGTAAGTAATagcataatataaataatagaaGGCTGACTTTCCATACATTTGTGGTAACTGACCAAGAGAAATGTTGGGGTTGAAggatgtttgtgtatgaagaTGTGGAGATAGATATGTGTATAAGGAAGACAGAGATATGGGGGGGATGTATAAGGGTATACGGGTTGTGGTAGTGGGAGGTAGGTCAAAGGTAATGTAGAGGTGTGGAACCTTATAATCTTTTCTGGTATATCTTTGCTGTATATGTGGATATGAGTGTGTGAGCATACAGGTGAATAACGAAGGAAAATTGTATAGATGTGGGCATATATCCATTTGTGACTAGGTTCTCGCACCCTTGCTTAAGTGCTTAAACCAAAAAAAGATATGTCTATGTCTATCACAAACTCattttttcagcaaaacatttgtttcatcaGCGTTCTGTGCTTATTTTTTGCAGGAGATGACATGCTGACGATGGAACCTTGTAAGTCTCAATGGGTAAATGATGAGATTGAAGTTTTTACTAGCTCCTAGAACactcagggaaagaggagagtagGGAGACCGaagcaaacttggaaaagaacagtagagagtgacgCAAAGGACATCGAAACCACATGGGTCCAACATCTGTGACAAACATATTGAGCGAGACAGcgtgcgcgtgcgagagagagaaggcggcACAGCAGCACACACCTCCTGTCCACGTACAGGTGTATATAAGTTTCTGCAGGTGAAGCTTTGCCAGCTACGTACGTTGCTGAATCCGTCACTATGCTGTCTTACTGGATCTTGTTCTCTTTGACTACCTTGTGCTTCAGGTAAGAAATGTGCAGATCATGTGATTTAGTCTCTTTGACACATCCACTACCATCACTACCTTTCAACAAAAACTGGATAGAGATAACACTTCAACAACAAATTTGACGAAAATTTACAGCTGTTCGACATCTTGGTGTGAGTTAAACTGACAACTGATTTGTTCCCGACAAGTCGTTGCTGCTCTTCATGGACGCACCTCGGCAAGTTGCTGGTTGTGTGTAACCAAAGATCCTTTGACCAAGTCTAGCAAAGTATTTGCTCaattatataaaaactttatcaGAACTGGACAAACATTGGTTCATATTGTTCACTGGCattaagaaggaaaaaaacaatgtaGTTTACGTGTGTCCGCGAcctttaaagaaaacaacaaaagtttgtaagtgtgtgtgttcgcgcgaaCGCACAGCATTGAACACTTGCGTGGTTTCAGCGATAGAGATGTACTTAAATCTGCTGTTATCgtttattgataattaattATTGCCTAATATACTTTGTACGAGCtacatttcttttgtctacaTTGACCACTGCATCACAAGCCTCGGTTGAAGCCTGCGCTATCAGATCtctatacaaacaaacatatagatgacaaataaacaattctCACATTCAAGAACACATTTTATAAGACTTGCAATAAGAGCAAAATGTCCTGGCATTATATTGTGAAAGAAGCTGCATGATTCCAGGAAACGATAGAATATTCCCTTAACTAAAGGGCACTTTCATGAACTGAAAGAGTGACAGGATATTTGTTTCAGTTCCCATGTACCTGGAGGACCTCACGCTCATATCTTTAACAAAGTCTTCAGTTTTTTCGACCAAGATGGTGACAACAAAGTGACTGTGACAGAGTTCTGGACCAAGCTTCCCAATGACCCGAATGGTAACAGTACACATCCATCATCTTTACTAAcctctgaatgtgtgtgtgcagagatgttgaaaacagatataaatgtgacagctcccaatctgactgaaatcttcaggcaaatttgggaatcaggggaGGTcactgttgcgtggaagacagggctcatcttcaagttacccaagaaaggagatcttggagactgcaataattggaggggcataacacttctttccctcaccagcaaggtcttcagcaagattgttttgtcaagactgacggcaacacTTGAGAAAGaactccgaccacagcaagcaggatttcgccctgggcgatcctgctccgaacacatcttcattctgcgacagattctggagcagagcaacgaatggaacacaccgctgtacatcaatttcatcgacctggagaaggcttttgacagcatccaacgcgagtccttatggaagatcctgaggcattacggagtccctgcaaaacttgttcaggtcattgcaatgctgtacagcgatttcaaatcccaggttgtctgtgacacggagctcacagaccccttcaacgtcagtaccggggtgaagcagggctgcattctgtcgccgttccgtttggacatggggtcacctagagcgggtttcagccgatcgacatcggtggctgactctggttgaggccttatgtgcaacctgatgcacgaagaggaatagaatagatagaatgtgtgtgtgtatgtgtttgtgttagtgtgtgtggtagtgtgtgtgccTGGGTGTGCCGTGCAGTATCTTGCCAGGTTCTGGTTTCTCTACTTAAGGTCACATATTTGTCCTGATACATTCAACAAGAGATGTCATTGGTCAACGACTCATCTACCATCCTTCATCCAATTGTGGGCGATTTTTAAGGTTACCACATAACAACTTAACTGTTCGACAACGGGACAACTTTCAATACCTTTATCAGACATTAACTACCTTACCCATAGTTCACGGTTTATTAATTGCGTAAGAATATCGTCATGGCGGTTTCAGATGATGGTATCGTCACGAAAGAAGAGTTCATTAAGTGCTGGGAGTCGATCACCGAATACACTTctgaagaaaaggaggagaacCGACACTCGGCCGAGCTGTTGTTCAAGCGAGTCACCAACACCACACTCAGCTACGACGATACATTTCTGTTGTTTAAGGTCTTCGATACAAACAGTGAGTAACTGGCACTACACGAAATTCCCTTCTTTTAACACATCATCGTTTGATTTATTCTTAgtgaaaaaagatggaaaactTATTGACACCCTGAACACTTCTTGTGCTGAAACTCTTTCGCCACCCTatcattgtctgtctgtctgtctgtctgtctgtctgtctgtctgtctgtctgtctgtctgtctgtctgtctgtctgtctgtctgtctgtctgtctgtctgtcctgtctgtctgtctcactagcaatctctcccctccccaactcTCCAGTTTTGGTAGGCAGTGTTATTAATCTATGTTATCCATGAAGTTTGCTTTGTAATGAGATGTATAAGAAACAAGCGTTaattaaaacaagttttctgtTGCAGATGATGGGGTCATTAGCAGAATAGAATTTCTGACCGAATGGGAAAGAGTATGTACAAAAAGCTGTGTATATAGTTTCTTGACTCGTCCGCCTGTCGTCCTTCTCTGTagatgtgtgcacatgtgtgtgtgtatgtcgccagaatctattccctttcatctctcacatcattcttccctctagtgtgctggcgtgtcatcatacctataattgcccttgtggatgaataaagttgtattgaattgaattgaattgaaaatagataatgacactctccatcctcattaattcttttctgtttctgctttttgttttctatgttCGTCTTTGATTACTTGTCAGCATGATTGTTCTCCTTCCATCCATCGTATTCTGCACACGTCACATACTTGCCTTAAACATTGAGGACATGCTCCTTTTTGAACGCGATTATGTGCTATGTATATcatgggatgatgatgatgatgacgacgacgacgacgacgacgatgatgatgatgatgatgatttttattattaaaaaagcaaGACTTTATTTTAATCATCCACGATCTTTTAAtgaagcgtgtgtgtgtgtgagagagagagagagaaggagtgcaTGATAGTAAGTTTTAATTACGACAgatgtaatttaaaaagaatttctaCTTTCAGAAGGATTTACCTCTGAGATCACATGTCGCCACAACTGATGGAGTagtttaattttagaaataagaatataaaaaataatgtttttctatttcttaGATCCACCCTGAACATGACAATTATACATCAAAACCACATTCTGTGACGCCAGCCCCAGGTAGAAGGTAAAGTTTTTACCACCTCATCTACTTCTACATTCTCCGGAGATGATGAACAAGAACATCTTGCGGGCCTGAATATGACAGGCTGGAGTTAACACTCAGGATGAACCCTGAAGGACAGAAACATCTggaataacaaaactgaaataaaatttggcaTCAAGCATAGAAATGGCGTTATAACTGTTTGCTATCAGTGTAAatctgtcatgtgtgtgtgtgtaagtgtgtgtgtgtgtgtgggaggaggaacctttatgctgacagtgaacgacacTCACATTCTTGTCCTCTCACTATCTTTTCTGAGGGGGGAGCTGAGCCACTGACTAGGGCCTCCTCCCTGTGTGTGGAGCTGAGCATCCCAGTTAGTTCAACCCGGTATCTACTTACAGCGGATGCTGACACTCAGAACTAaactgtgtggtgtgttgtaGCATGCCTGATTGAGTGTTGGAAGTCTGTTGTTGCTTTTTGCCTACTGATGAACAGCATCTTTGGTGGTAAAACTGTAAATCCGATACTGCTGTGGTGATGAAAGCATCTGGAATGGAATACCTCGGTGGTTTGTTGTTACTGGTCCTGGCCTTTACTGTCACAGGTGCAGTACTGATTGTTTTCAACTACCTGGATTTATATTTGAACTTTTATTAAAACCACTTCATTGTGAATAGAAAACGAAAAGATAATCATATAGAAATGTACTTACAGACTGATGTTAAATTATGCACGATCATATAAGTAGTCTGCACAATTAACTTGTCACTACAGATAAAGTTTCGAAAGCTACAAAAGTAACCAAATTCAgcaatttaaattatttaagttCTTTATTATTCTCCCTTTTCACTCctgttaaatatgtttttagttTCTGGAACACAAGCTAGATGTGAGGAGCGAGAAAGCAGCGCCGTTGGAGTTTgtttttcccagcatgcaatgGCCTTCTCACCTTTGCTGCACAACTCGTATTGCGACAGAAAACTGATTACAGAACAGCTTTGCACGTAATGTGTTAATTAATCGAGTATTCATATCGTATGtaattaattaatgtaatgagtctgtgcatgtttgtgaaTGCTTCCAGAGAGGCGCAATAAACTGTCGTGTTTACCGGAATGGGcaatggtggtggttgtagtagTCATCCTGTAAATGAAGTATATCTACTAGTAGTTGTGATAAtgattctttaaaattattggcAAGTATCTCATtacatgtgtttaaaatttactCGTTGGTGGTCACTGCAGGAAGTTTGTCTTCATCGTGGAGTGTGTCAATGAAATCAGAACCTCTCCGTCGTGCAGTCGGGCCAGTCTACTTGGCTCACAGATGAGTATGTGCTCACTCTCAAAGTATTCACTCTGATTATTACTATCCAAATGCCTAATATCTTAAAGTACTCTTTAGAGAAGTGAAGTTCTGTTTATGATTGTTTGGACAGAAGGGTATTATTGCTCGCTTCAGGGAAAATTCCAAACTCTCAAGAGCATCAGTGGAGGTGTACTCTCCATAAATAGGTACTTTTGATATTTTAGTTTTCTAGCTGGGTTGCTGGATGGTTGGCTGGTTAGTTGATGAAGAGGCTGCTGgtcttgaaaattgttttttacttCTCTAAAAATAACTACTTGATGATTTATTGCAATTTTGCCTTTCACAATCGTCAACTGGCAGATTTCGCTTGTAACCTGACCGACTTGCAGGAAGAATGTGCAGACGTCCCTGAACTTGACACAGGTAACTAAATTCCTTATACTTTTCATAACACACTATGTAGCTTGTTTTACCAGTTGCTgtagaaaattttaaattggGATTTTAcctctccttcctctttctcaTGTAATAACCAGTTTGATTTGAATTCTGGTGGCTTTACGTTGTCCATTGGTCGATTCATATGTCACCCTGTGTTTTCTATAAACACTGTCAGAAAGGAAGTAGCTAATTGTGTAAAGGATATCCTGACACTGCTATTCAATTTGGCAAATCATTATTGCACAAGATGACACCTAAAGTGCTTCTCACTGCTACTCAGACAGGAAGGCGTCCTACTAAGTGAATATTTAATTTAGGTATTGTATCTGTCCTGTCTCTCTCTTGTTGTTTGTCTCACTCCAGACACCACCCACCCATCCGctcgatcacacacacacaccaacactcacacacaaacacaaacacaaacacaaacacaaacacaaacacactctctctca
Encoded proteins:
- the LOC112568787 gene encoding insoluble matrix shell protein 5-like isoform X3; this translates as MLSYWILISLTTLCFSVHVPGGPHAHIYNKVFSFFDQDGDNKVNVTEFWTNLPNADSNADGIITKEEFIKCWESITEYTPEEKEENRHSAELLFNRVTNTTLTFDEKIRLFKVFDTNNDGVITRIEFLTEWEKIHPEHDDYTSKPHSVTPAPGKR
- the LOC112568786 gene encoding uncharacterized protein LOC112568786 — its product is MKASGMEYLGGLLLLVLAFTVTVSGTQARCEERESSAVGVCFSQHAMAFSPLLHNSYCDRKLITEQLCTKFVFIVECVNEIRTSPSCSRASLLGSQMNFACNLTDLQEECADVPELDTDNILTMASSSGSGSTMTEVSSGDDMLTMEPCKSGWVNDEIEALTSS
- the LOC112568788 gene encoding calbindin-like, which produces MLSYWILFSLTTLCFSSHVPGGPHAHIFNKVFSFFDQDGDNKVTVTEFWTKLPNDPNDDGIVTKEEFIKCWESITEYTSEEKEENRHSAELLFKRVTNTTLSYDDTFLLFKVFDTNNDGVISRIEFLTEWERIHPEHDNYTSKPHSVTPAPGRR
- the LOC112568787 gene encoding insoluble matrix shell protein 5-like isoform X2 produces the protein MLSYWILVSLTTLCFSVHVPGGPHAHIYNKVFSFFDQDGDNKVNVTEFWTNLPNADSNADGIITKEEFIKCWESITEYTPEEKEENRHSAELLFNRVTNTTLTFDEKIRLFKVFDTNNDGVITRIEFLTEWEKIHPEHDDYTSKPHSVTPAPGKR